From a single Streptomyces sp. NBC_00377 genomic region:
- a CDS encoding RNA polymerase sigma-70 factor — protein sequence MGKVEEFEELRPLLFSIAYRILGSVGEAEDAVQETWLRYDASRTRPVSAKAFLSATVTRIAIDVLRSARVRREKYVGPWLPEPLLDDPYEDPARAAELADSVSMAALLLLERLSPLERSVFVLREVFAFGFDEIATAVGRSEAACRQLLVRARRHMHEGRPRFEADRQERQELARRFFEALTQGDVDGLQNLLSADVQLVGDGGGKAPQLARAVTGAENVARLLATVYPLMARIDITFEPHEVNGQPGALFRDRDGKILHILVLDTLDGQIQTIRAVINPDKLSHLGPVADAWAVDQEVKQTRKTQ from the coding sequence ATGGGCAAGGTCGAGGAGTTCGAGGAGCTCCGGCCGCTGCTGTTCTCGATCGCGTACCGGATCCTGGGCAGCGTGGGCGAGGCGGAGGACGCGGTGCAGGAGACCTGGCTCCGCTACGACGCCTCGAGAACCCGGCCCGTGTCGGCCAAGGCGTTCTTGTCAGCCACGGTGACCCGGATCGCGATCGACGTGCTTCGCTCCGCCCGGGTACGGCGGGAGAAGTACGTCGGACCGTGGTTGCCCGAGCCGCTGCTGGACGATCCGTACGAGGACCCGGCCCGCGCGGCGGAGCTCGCCGACTCGGTGTCGATGGCGGCGCTGCTGCTCCTGGAGCGGCTCAGTCCGCTGGAGCGGTCGGTGTTCGTGCTGCGGGAGGTCTTCGCCTTCGGCTTCGACGAGATCGCCACCGCCGTGGGGCGCTCGGAGGCCGCGTGCCGACAGCTGCTCGTACGGGCACGCCGCCACATGCACGAGGGACGGCCCCGGTTCGAAGCGGACCGCCAGGAGCGGCAGGAGCTGGCGAGGCGGTTCTTCGAGGCACTGACGCAGGGAGACGTGGACGGACTACAGAATCTGCTGTCCGCCGACGTCCAGCTCGTCGGGGACGGCGGTGGCAAGGCACCGCAGCTGGCCAGGGCCGTCACCGGCGCCGAGAACGTGGCCAGGCTGCTCGCCACCGTCTACCCGCTCATGGCCCGGATCGACATCACGTTCGAACCGCACGAGGTCAACGGCCAGCCGGGCGCGCTCTTCCGCGACCGCGACGGCAAAATCCTCCACATCCTCGTCCTCGACACACTCGACGGGCAGATCCAGACGATCCGCGCGGTCATCAACCCCGACAAGCTCAGCCACCTCGGCCCGGTCGCCGACGCCTGGGCCGTCGACCAGGAAGTGAAGCAGACCCGTAAAACCCAGTGA
- a CDS encoding carboxymuconolactone decarboxylase family protein codes for MDTRLNYFASPTAGKALKYFMSVGRELKESPLPATTQELVALRVSQINGCAACIDMHTKEAAAAGESPVRLNLIAAWREATVFTAAERAALELAEQGTRVADAATGVSDDVWARATQHYDEEQLTALVLLVSFMNTVNRLNIITQQPAGDYQVGQFH; via the coding sequence ATGGACACGCGACTGAACTACTTCGCCAGCCCGACCGCCGGCAAGGCGCTCAAGTACTTCATGTCGGTCGGCCGGGAGCTGAAGGAATCGCCGCTGCCGGCCACGACGCAGGAACTGGTGGCGCTGCGCGTGAGCCAGATCAACGGCTGCGCGGCCTGCATCGACATGCACACCAAGGAAGCCGCCGCGGCCGGCGAGAGCCCGGTGCGGCTGAACCTGATCGCGGCCTGGCGGGAAGCAACGGTCTTCACCGCGGCCGAGCGCGCCGCACTGGAGCTGGCGGAGCAGGGAACCCGGGTCGCGGACGCGGCCACCGGGGTCAGCGACGACGTGTGGGCGCGCGCCACCCAGCACTACGACGAGGAGCAGCTCACGGCCCTCGTGCTGCTGGTCTCGTTCATGAACACGGTGAACCGACTGAACATCATCACCCAGCAGCCGGCCGGCGACTACCAGGTCGGCCAGTTCCACTGA
- a CDS encoding DoxX family protein, translated as MNVALWITAGVLAAVCLVGSSKVFVPREKLAAMGSSAQWVLEFSPGALKAIGAVELLAAVGLILPAALDVAPALVPLAATGLVLLFACAVTMRLRRGEKATIAGDLIYLALAAFIAWGRFGPESFTG; from the coding sequence ATGAACGTCGCACTGTGGATCACTGCCGGAGTGCTCGCCGCTGTCTGCCTGGTGGGCAGCTCCAAGGTGTTCGTGCCGAGGGAGAAGCTGGCCGCGATGGGCTCCTCTGCGCAGTGGGTCCTGGAGTTCAGCCCCGGTGCCCTCAAGGCCATCGGTGCCGTCGAGCTGCTGGCTGCGGTCGGCCTGATCCTGCCCGCGGCGCTCGACGTCGCGCCGGCCCTGGTGCCGCTGGCCGCCACCGGACTCGTTCTGCTGTTCGCCTGCGCGGTCACCATGCGTCTGCGCCGTGGCGAGAAGGCCACGATCGCAGGCGACCTGATCTACCTCGCCCTCGCCGCCTTCATCGCATGGGGCCGTTTCGGCCCCGAGTCCTTCACCGGCTGA
- a CDS encoding NAD(P)/FAD-dependent oxidoreductase, with protein sequence MAENTEVVVIGGGYAGVMAANRLTQRDDVTVTLINCRPDFVERIRLHQLAGGTHTAVNDYRKVLGERVRLVVDTATRIDATGRRVELASGGTVGYDYLIYAVGSGSADPGVPGAAEFAHPIATFEEARRLRSVLDAAPATAPVTVVGAGPTGIETAAELAEAGRTVTLVCGGLLGPYLHPNGRCSVAERLTGLGVTVLQGPGTKVTEVTGGSVRLGDGRELSSAVTVWTAGFGVPDLAARSGLSTDTLGRLLTDETLTSIDDEWIVAAGDSAAPSDMPFRMSCQAAGPLGAHAADTVLSRIANKRPAPIDLGFAGQCISLGRRAGIFQFAHRDDTAKRLHLGGRTGAKVKEFVCKHTIKQLVNEARKPGSHTWAKGEQGRRLLRAQRRETAATAEQSA encoded by the coding sequence ATGGCTGAGAACACCGAAGTCGTCGTGATCGGCGGCGGTTACGCCGGGGTCATGGCGGCCAACCGGCTGACGCAGCGCGACGACGTGACCGTGACGCTGATCAACTGCCGCCCGGACTTCGTCGAGCGGATCCGACTGCACCAGTTGGCGGGCGGGACGCACACGGCCGTCAACGACTACCGGAAGGTCCTGGGCGAGCGCGTCCGGCTGGTGGTCGACACCGCGACCCGGATCGACGCGACGGGGCGAAGGGTGGAGCTGGCGAGCGGCGGCACGGTCGGCTACGACTACCTGATCTACGCGGTGGGCAGCGGCAGCGCCGATCCGGGCGTGCCCGGAGCTGCCGAGTTCGCCCACCCGATCGCCACGTTCGAGGAGGCGCGGCGCCTGCGGTCGGTCCTCGACGCCGCCCCCGCCACGGCCCCGGTGACGGTGGTCGGCGCTGGTCCGACCGGCATCGAGACCGCCGCCGAACTGGCGGAGGCGGGCCGCACCGTGACCCTGGTCTGCGGCGGGCTCCTCGGCCCCTACCTGCACCCGAACGGCCGCTGCTCGGTCGCCGAGCGGCTGACCGGCCTCGGTGTGACCGTGCTGCAGGGCCCCGGCACGAAGGTCACGGAGGTGACCGGTGGCAGTGTGCGGCTCGGCGACGGCCGTGAGCTGTCGAGCGCGGTCACCGTCTGGACCGCCGGGTTCGGCGTGCCGGACCTGGCCGCCCGCAGCGGGCTCAGCACCGACACCCTGGGCCGCCTGCTCACCGACGAGACCCTGACGAGCATCGACGACGAGTGGATCGTCGCCGCCGGGGACTCGGCGGCACCGTCGGACATGCCGTTCCGGATGAGCTGCCAGGCCGCCGGCCCGCTGGGCGCACACGCCGCCGACACGGTGCTCAGCCGCATCGCGAACAAGCGGCCCGCACCGATCGACCTGGGGTTCGCCGGCCAGTGCATCAGCCTGGGGCGCCGTGCGGGCATTTTCCAGTTCGCCCACCGGGACGACACCGCCAAGCGGCTCCACCTCGGCGGCCGGACAGGCGCGAAGGTGAAGGAGTTCGTGTGCAAGCACACCATCAAGCAGCTGGTGAACGAGGCACGCAAGCCCGGCTCCCACACCTGGGCCAAGGGCGAACAGGGCCGCCGACTGCTGCGGGCCCAGCGCCGCGAGACGGCGGCCACCGCCGAGCAGTCCGCCTGA
- a CDS encoding nuclear transport factor 2 family protein: MSDMRAIADRVEIEALRAELTDAVMMRDFERAVSLFTPEGAMRWPHIDKEFVGREEIRAGIEWGQSLWEFFVQNVHPGVIRLDGDTAAGRAYIQEFGRMRDGSSHLNYAFYQDRYERTADGWKFSERIYEVRYLDFTPLRGSAPQRLGLS, encoded by the coding sequence ATGAGCGACATGCGGGCCATCGCCGATCGCGTCGAGATAGAGGCGCTGCGAGCCGAACTCACGGACGCGGTGATGATGCGTGACTTCGAACGCGCCGTCTCGCTGTTCACGCCCGAGGGCGCCATGCGCTGGCCGCACATCGACAAGGAGTTCGTCGGCCGCGAGGAGATCCGCGCGGGGATCGAGTGGGGCCAGTCGCTCTGGGAGTTCTTCGTGCAGAACGTCCACCCGGGCGTCATCCGGCTGGACGGCGACACCGCGGCCGGGCGAGCGTACATCCAGGAGTTCGGACGGATGCGCGACGGCAGCTCGCACCTGAACTACGCCTTCTACCAAGACCGTTATGAGCGAACCGCCGACGGCTGGAAGTTCAGCGAACGCATCTACGAGGTCCGGTACCTGGACTTCACCCCGCTCCGCGGCTCGGCGCCGCAGCGCCTCGGCCTCAGCTGA
- a CDS encoding LysR family transcriptional regulator, producing the protein MELRDIEIFLTLAEELHFGRTAERLHVSQARVSQAIAKQERRLGVVLFDRSSRRVALTPVGRRLREDLQQAVDLLREGLARAEAAGARTGQTLRLGVFGHAGHELRPLIEAFRARHPGSDVQFGEINGSDPFTALRTGEHDAHVLWLPVAEPDLSVGPTVLTGGRVLAVGADHPLAERGTASLEDLGDNHVVDFGPDAPEYWVTAMVPTRTPLGRRIPRGPAARTFHEILSLVASGQCVHPLGEIAARYNRPPGIVFLPMPDAPTLHFALTWRSTDDSPTLRALAQTAADHGPISI; encoded by the coding sequence GTGGAGCTGCGTGACATCGAGATCTTCCTGACCTTGGCCGAGGAGTTGCACTTCGGCCGCACCGCGGAGCGGCTTCATGTGTCCCAGGCCCGCGTCAGTCAGGCCATCGCCAAGCAGGAACGGCGTCTGGGCGTCGTCCTGTTCGACCGCAGCAGCCGGCGCGTCGCCCTGACCCCGGTCGGCCGGCGTCTTCGCGAGGACCTCCAGCAGGCCGTCGACCTTCTCCGGGAGGGGCTCGCCCGCGCCGAAGCGGCCGGTGCGAGGACGGGGCAGACCCTGCGTCTGGGCGTGTTCGGCCATGCCGGCCACGAACTGCGCCCTCTCATCGAGGCCTTCCGCGCCCGCCACCCCGGCAGCGACGTCCAGTTCGGCGAGATCAACGGCAGCGACCCGTTCACCGCGCTGCGCACCGGAGAGCACGACGCGCACGTGCTGTGGCTTCCGGTGGCCGAACCGGACCTCTCGGTCGGCCCGACCGTCCTGACCGGAGGCCGCGTGCTCGCCGTGGGGGCAGACCATCCGCTGGCCGAGCGCGGCACCGCGTCGCTGGAGGACCTCGGCGACAACCACGTCGTCGACTTCGGCCCCGACGCCCCCGAGTACTGGGTCACGGCGATGGTCCCCACGCGTACGCCGCTCGGCCGCCGAATCCCGCGCGGGCCCGCCGCGCGGACCTTCCACGAGATTCTCTCCCTGGTCGCCTCCGGACAGTGCGTCCACCCGCTGGGCGAGATCGCCGCCCGCTACAACCGTCCCCCCGGCATCGTCTTCCTCCCCATGCCCGACGCCCCCACCCTCCACTTCGCCCTCACCTGGCGATCCACCGACGACAGCCCCACCCTCCGCGCACTGGCCCAGACCGCCGCCGACCACGGCCCCATCTCCATATGA
- the exaC gene encoding acetaldehyde dehydrogenase ExaC: MTRYAAPGTEGAIVSYQARYDHYIGGEYVPPARGQYFDNPSPVNGETFTEVARGTAEDVERALDAAHAAAPGWGRTSATERSDILLKIADRMEAHLEPLAVAESWENGKPVRETLAADIPLAIDHFRYFAGAVRAQEGSLSQVDDDTVAYHFHEPLGVVAQIIPWNFPILMATWKLAPALAAGNTVVIKPAEQTPVSLHYWMSLVGDLLPPGVVNIVNGFGPEAGKPLASSPRVAKVAFTGETSTGRLIMQYAAQHLKPVTLELGGKSPNIFFDDVWEKDDELRDKALEGFTMFALNQGEVCTCPSRGLIQRGNYGEFLQAAVARTELIKPGHPLDTDTMIGAQASGDQLAKILSYIDIGRKEGAKILTGGERAQYDGDLKGGYYVQPTIFEGDNRMRIFQEEIFGPVVSVASFDDFDDAIKIANDTSYGLGAGVWTRDINTAYRAGRAIQAGRVWTNCYHAYPAHAAFGGYKQSGIGRETHKMMLEHYQQTKNLLVSYSPKKLGFF; the protein is encoded by the coding sequence ATGACCCGTTACGCGGCGCCCGGCACCGAGGGCGCGATCGTCTCCTACCAGGCCCGTTACGACCACTACATCGGCGGCGAGTACGTGCCTCCGGCCCGGGGGCAGTACTTCGACAACCCGTCTCCGGTCAACGGGGAGACCTTCACGGAGGTGGCCCGCGGCACGGCCGAGGACGTGGAGCGGGCGCTCGACGCGGCCCACGCGGCCGCGCCGGGCTGGGGCCGCACCTCGGCGACCGAGCGTTCCGACATCCTGCTGAAGATCGCCGACCGTATGGAGGCGCACCTGGAGCCTCTGGCGGTCGCCGAGAGCTGGGAGAACGGCAAGCCGGTCCGCGAGACGCTGGCGGCGGACATCCCGCTGGCCATCGACCACTTCCGCTACTTCGCCGGTGCGGTCCGGGCGCAGGAGGGCTCGCTCAGCCAGGTCGACGACGACACGGTGGCCTACCACTTCCACGAGCCGCTCGGCGTCGTCGCGCAGATCATCCCGTGGAACTTCCCCATCCTGATGGCCACCTGGAAGCTCGCGCCGGCCCTCGCCGCGGGCAACACGGTGGTGATCAAGCCTGCGGAACAGACCCCGGTCTCCCTGCACTACTGGATGAGCCTGGTGGGCGACCTGCTGCCGCCGGGCGTGGTGAACATCGTCAACGGCTTCGGCCCGGAAGCGGGCAAGCCGCTCGCCTCCAGTCCCCGGGTGGCGAAGGTCGCCTTCACGGGTGAGACGTCCACAGGCCGGCTCATCATGCAGTACGCCGCGCAACACCTGAAGCCGGTCACCCTGGAGCTGGGCGGCAAGTCGCCGAACATCTTCTTCGACGACGTGTGGGAGAAGGACGACGAGCTGCGCGACAAGGCCCTCGAGGGGTTCACCATGTTCGCGCTGAACCAGGGGGAGGTCTGCACCTGCCCGTCGCGCGGGCTGATCCAGCGCGGCAACTACGGCGAGTTCCTCCAGGCGGCCGTGGCCCGCACCGAACTCATCAAGCCGGGCCACCCCCTCGACACGGACACGATGATCGGCGCACAGGCGTCCGGCGACCAGCTCGCGAAGATCCTCTCCTACATCGACATCGGCCGGAAGGAGGGCGCCAAGATCCTCACCGGCGGTGAACGAGCGCAGTACGACGGCGACTTGAAGGGCGGCTACTACGTCCAGCCGACGATCTTCGAGGGTGACAACCGTATGCGGATCTTCCAGGAGGAGATCTTCGGTCCGGTCGTGTCGGTCGCCTCCTTCGACGACTTCGACGACGCCATCAAGATCGCCAACGATACGTCGTACGGCCTCGGCGCCGGGGTGTGGACGCGGGACATCAACACCGCGTACCGCGCGGGCCGCGCGATCCAGGCGGGTCGCGTCTGGACGAACTGCTACCACGCGTACCCGGCGCACGCCGCCTTCGGCGGTTACAAACAGTCGGGCATCGGTCGCGAGACGCACAAGATGATGCTGGAGCACTACCAGCAGACGAAGAATCTTCTTGTCTCCTACAGCCCGAAGAAACTTGGGTTCTTCTAG
- a CDS encoding GAF domain-containing protein, whose translation MTDPWVALEPGADPAERMRVLRRAHEAFTEAGTVPRPVRAVVADSWRRSARAGVGPDGTASVELTDGDLGAYRSEHPLARVMPLFRELMGTFAADGEHLLAVCDAHGRLLWVEGHAATRRQAGRMNFVPGARWAENAVGTNAPGTAVALDRPVQVFAAEHFIRRVQPWTCAAAPVHDPRTGKVLGAVDITGGNGLAHPHSLGFVQAVARAAEAHLALLAPAGPVSGIPRLTVLGRDEIRLVSGGRDLRLSRRHSEILVLLSRRPEGLTGDELLCALYEDESVPPVTLRAELARLRGVLGPGLLASRPYRLTAPVESDLAVVERRLAAGAVTAALAAYTGPPLPSSQAPAVVRLRRRLADGLRAALIARGDPDLLADWAHAPWGEDDLTVWRALASARPTAAIRARLASLQSELGAPKGWPPE comes from the coding sequence TTGACCGATCCCTGGGTGGCCTTGGAACCGGGCGCCGATCCGGCGGAGCGGATGCGCGTCCTGCGGCGGGCGCATGAGGCGTTCACGGAGGCGGGCACCGTGCCGCGTCCGGTGCGCGCCGTCGTGGCCGACTCCTGGCGGCGTTCCGCGCGGGCGGGCGTCGGTCCCGACGGCACGGCGAGTGTCGAGCTGACCGACGGTGACCTCGGCGCCTACCGGTCGGAACATCCGCTGGCGCGGGTGATGCCGCTGTTCCGCGAGCTGATGGGCACGTTCGCCGCCGACGGGGAGCATCTGCTGGCGGTGTGCGACGCGCACGGCAGGCTGCTGTGGGTCGAGGGCCATGCGGCGACGCGGCGGCAGGCGGGGCGGATGAACTTCGTGCCGGGCGCCCGGTGGGCGGAGAACGCGGTCGGGACGAACGCGCCGGGCACGGCGGTCGCCCTGGACCGGCCGGTACAGGTGTTCGCGGCCGAGCACTTCATCCGGCGGGTGCAGCCCTGGACGTGCGCGGCCGCCCCGGTGCACGACCCGCGGACCGGGAAGGTGCTGGGCGCCGTGGACATCACAGGCGGGAACGGCCTGGCGCATCCGCACAGCCTGGGCTTCGTGCAGGCGGTCGCGCGGGCCGCGGAGGCTCACCTCGCGCTCCTCGCCCCGGCGGGGCCCGTCTCCGGCATCCCGCGGCTGACCGTGCTGGGCCGGGACGAAATCCGTCTGGTCAGCGGGGGGCGTGACCTGAGGCTGAGTCGTCGGCACAGCGAGATCCTCGTGCTGCTGTCCCGCCGCCCCGAGGGCCTGACGGGCGATGAGCTGCTGTGTGCCCTGTACGAGGACGAGTCGGTGCCCCCGGTGACCTTGCGGGCCGAACTCGCCCGGCTGCGCGGGGTGCTCGGCCCCGGGCTGCTGGCGTCGCGTCCCTACCGGCTCACCGCTCCGGTCGAGTCGGACCTGGCCGTCGTCGAACGAAGACTGGCGGCCGGCGCGGTCACGGCGGCGCTGGCCGCGTACACCGGGCCGCCGCTGCCGTCGTCCCAGGCCCCGGCGGTGGTGCGGCTGAGACGCCGTCTCGCCGACGGACTGCGCGCCGCGTTGATCGCCCGCGGCGACCCCGACCTGCTGGCCGACTGGGCGCACGCGCCGTGGGGCGAGGACGACCTCACGGTGTGGCGAGCACTGGCGTCGGCCCGCCCGACGGCCGCGATACGCGCCCGCCTCGCCTCGCTCCAGTCGGAACTGGGAGCGCCGAAGGGGTGGCCGCCGGAGTAG
- a CDS encoding ROK family transcriptional regulator — translation MTAPLHEARPTGPGRALPDTQQGMRRRNLARVMHAVSDEGPLSRAAVASHIGLTRAAVSTLVDELIRTGLLEELGPERPGRVGRPGSALAVSGHGPSGIGAEIGVDHLAACAVDLRGKVRARAVRHGTNRGRSPGPVVEELTGLVRQVVAEAEREGLWPAGLAVAVPGLVARDARTVVRAPNLDWQQVDLGALLPGELPLTVDNEANFGGLAELWLGTDTPGDFLHVSAEIGIGAALVVNGSLLRGTRGFAGELGHVPVHPDGPACVCGGRGCLEQYAGEEAVLRAAGLAPGGDRVGLLAGRAADGDPDVRRALREAGTALGIALTGALNLLDPEGVVLGGALAGLAPWLLPSLETELSRRTAGPARPVSVSRLGPEGPLLGAAHSVVRAVLDDPAAVAQRT, via the coding sequence ATGACCGCACCGCTGCACGAGGCCCGGCCGACCGGCCCCGGGCGCGCGCTGCCCGACACCCAGCAGGGCATGCGCCGCCGCAATCTGGCCAGGGTGATGCACGCCGTCAGCGACGAGGGACCGCTCTCGCGGGCGGCGGTGGCTTCGCACATCGGCCTGACCCGGGCAGCGGTCTCGACCCTCGTCGACGAACTCATACGCACCGGACTGCTCGAGGAGCTGGGCCCCGAGCGGCCCGGCCGGGTGGGCCGACCCGGTTCGGCGCTGGCGGTGAGCGGACACGGCCCGTCGGGCATAGGCGCCGAGATCGGCGTCGACCACCTCGCGGCCTGCGCCGTCGACCTGCGCGGGAAGGTGCGGGCGCGGGCCGTGCGGCACGGCACGAACCGGGGCCGCTCCCCCGGGCCCGTGGTCGAGGAGCTGACCGGGCTCGTGCGCCAGGTGGTCGCCGAGGCCGAGCGCGAGGGGCTGTGGCCGGCCGGACTCGCCGTGGCCGTCCCCGGCCTGGTCGCCCGCGACGCCCGTACCGTCGTCCGCGCGCCGAACCTCGACTGGCAGCAGGTCGATCTCGGCGCGCTGCTGCCCGGCGAGCTGCCGCTGACCGTGGACAACGAGGCCAACTTCGGCGGACTGGCGGAACTCTGGCTCGGCACGGACACGCCCGGGGACTTCCTGCACGTGTCGGCCGAGATCGGCATCGGCGCCGCGCTGGTCGTGAACGGCAGCCTGCTGCGCGGCACCCGCGGCTTCGCGGGCGAGCTGGGCCATGTGCCGGTCCACCCCGACGGACCCGCGTGCGTGTGCGGCGGCCGCGGGTGCCTGGAGCAGTACGCGGGCGAGGAGGCGGTGCTCCGGGCTGCGGGTCTGGCACCCGGCGGGGACCGCGTCGGGCTCCTCGCGGGACGCGCCGCGGACGGCGACCCCGACGTGCGGCGGGCGCTGCGCGAGGCGGGCACGGCTCTCGGCATCGCTCTGACCGGTGCGCTGAATCTGCTGGACCCGGAGGGCGTGGTGCTCGGTGGCGCCCTGGCCGGGCTCGCGCCGTGGCTGCTGCCGTCCCTGGAGACCGAACTGTCCCGGCGTACAGCGGGCCCCGCCCGCCCCGTGTCCGTCTCCCGGCTGGGTCCCGAGGGACCGTTGCTGGGAGCCGCGCACTCGGTGGTGAGGGCCGTGCTGGACGACCCCGCGGCGGTGGCGCAACGGACGTGA
- the xylB gene encoding xylulokinase, which produces MSAAEGPLVVGVDTSTQSTKALVVDAATGQVVASGQAPHTVSSGAGRESDPRQWWDALREALHQCGDAAREAAAVSVGGQQHGLVTLDGHGEPVRPALLWNDVRSAPQARRLTEELGGAKFWAERTGSVPAASFTVTKWAWLAEHEPDALRATKAVRLPHDYLTERLTGEGTTDRGDASGTGWWASATESYDAEILAHVGLDPALLPRVVRPGEVAGTVRDSHDLPFARGTLVAPGTGDNAAAALGLGLRPGTPVLSLGTSGTVYAVVKRRPTDPTGTVAGFADAHGDWLPLACTLNCTLAVDRVAALLGLDREAVEPTADLTLLPYLDGERTPNLPNASGLLHGLRHDTTAGQLLQAAYDGAVHSLLGALDLVLDEDADRSAPLLLIGGGARGTAWQETVRRLSGRPVQVPEARELVALGAAAQAAGLLTGEDPAAVARRWDTTRGPVLDAVERDEATLARIAGVLSDAAPLLERRADAR; this is translated from the coding sequence ATGTCAGCAGCCGAGGGTCCGCTCGTCGTCGGCGTGGACACGTCCACCCAGTCCACCAAGGCACTGGTCGTCGACGCGGCCACCGGCCAGGTCGTCGCGAGCGGCCAGGCGCCCCACACGGTGTCCTCCGGAGCCGGCCGCGAGAGCGACCCCCGGCAGTGGTGGGACGCCCTGCGCGAGGCGCTGCACCAGTGCGGTGACGCGGCCCGGGAGGCCGCCGCGGTGTCGGTCGGCGGACAGCAGCACGGGCTCGTCACCCTGGACGGGCACGGCGAGCCGGTGCGCCCGGCGCTGCTGTGGAACGACGTGCGGTCGGCCCCGCAGGCCCGACGGCTGACCGAGGAACTGGGCGGCGCCAAGTTCTGGGCGGAGCGCACCGGGTCCGTTCCGGCCGCTTCCTTCACGGTCACGAAGTGGGCCTGGCTGGCGGAGCACGAGCCCGACGCCCTGCGCGCGACGAAGGCCGTGCGCCTCCCCCACGACTACCTCACCGAGCGCCTCACGGGTGAGGGCACCACCGACCGCGGTGACGCCTCCGGCACCGGCTGGTGGGCGTCCGCGACCGAGTCCTACGACGCGGAGATCCTCGCCCACGTGGGACTCGACCCGGCGCTGCTGCCCCGCGTGGTGCGGCCCGGGGAGGTGGCGGGCACCGTACGCGACAGTCACGACCTCCCCTTCGCCAGGGGAACGCTGGTCGCGCCCGGCACCGGCGACAACGCAGCGGCGGCGCTGGGTCTCGGGCTGCGTCCCGGCACACCCGTACTGAGCCTCGGCACCTCGGGCACGGTGTACGCGGTGGTCAAGCGCCGCCCCACCGACCCCACCGGCACCGTGGCCGGCTTCGCCGACGCCCACGGCGACTGGCTGCCCCTGGCCTGCACCCTGAACTGCACGCTCGCCGTCGACCGCGTCGCCGCCCTGCTGGGTCTGGACCGCGAGGCCGTGGAGCCCACCGCGGACCTCACCCTGCTGCCCTACCTGGACGGCGAACGCACCCCCAATCTGCCGAACGCATCGGGCCTCCTGCACGGTCTGCGCCACGACACGACCGCCGGCCAACTGCTCCAGGCCGCCTACGACGGCGCCGTGCACTCCCTGCTCGGCGCGCTCGACCTGGTCCTCGACGAGGACGCGGACCGCTCGGCGCCCCTGCTGCTGATCGGCGGCGGCGCCCGGGGCACCGCCTGGCAGGAGACCGTGCGGCGGCTGTCCGGGCGCCCGGTCCAGGTGCCCGAGGCCAGGGAACTCGTGGCGCTGGGGGCCGCGGCACAGGCGGCGGGCCTGCTGACCGGCGAGGACCCTGCCGCCGTCGCCCGCCGCTGGGACACCACCCGGGGCCCGGTGCTCGACGCCGTCGAGCGGGACGAGGCGACGCTGGCCAGGATCGCCGGGGTACTCTCCGACGCGGCTCCGCTGCTGGAACGGCGCGCGGACGCCCGCTGA